Proteins from a single region of Acidovorax sp. NCPPB 3576:
- a CDS encoding ZIP family metal transporter encodes MHHALSWRQWLGLGIVATGAAILGAQAMGGLVSGDDRMRGALLGGLMAAAATALGTLPVLLSQKFSQRTHDTMLGFGAGVMLAASAFSLVIPALAAAKSQGAGPWGAGSIVGAGILGGALLLLLIDRAVPHEHFVKGLEGPQARAIKRAWLFVLAITLHNLPEGLAIGVAFAGPDGVGAKALAAGISIQDVPEGMVVALALRGVGYGRWMSAGLGVVSGLIEPVAAIMGVALIGLSASLLPWGLAAAAGAMLYVISHEIIPESHRKGHEAFATGGLMLGFVVMMLLDTALG; translated from the coding sequence ATGCATCACGCCCTCTCCTGGCGCCAATGGCTGGGGCTGGGCATCGTGGCCACAGGCGCGGCCATCCTCGGTGCGCAGGCCATGGGTGGCTTGGTCAGCGGAGACGACCGGATGCGCGGCGCCCTGCTGGGCGGGCTCATGGCCGCGGCAGCGACGGCCCTGGGCACACTGCCCGTGCTGCTGTCGCAGAAGTTCTCGCAACGCACGCACGACACCATGCTCGGCTTCGGCGCCGGGGTCATGCTCGCGGCCAGCGCGTTCTCCCTCGTCATTCCCGCCCTGGCCGCGGCGAAGTCCCAGGGCGCCGGGCCTTGGGGCGCGGGCAGCATCGTGGGCGCGGGCATCCTGGGCGGTGCCCTGTTGCTGCTGCTGATCGATCGCGCCGTGCCGCACGAGCATTTCGTGAAAGGGCTGGAAGGCCCGCAGGCACGCGCCATCAAGCGCGCCTGGCTCTTCGTGCTCGCCATCACCCTGCACAACCTGCCCGAGGGCCTGGCCATCGGGGTGGCTTTCGCCGGCCCGGACGGCGTGGGCGCCAAGGCACTGGCCGCGGGCATCTCCATCCAGGACGTGCCCGAGGGCATGGTGGTGGCGCTGGCCCTGCGCGGCGTGGGCTACGGCCGCTGGATGTCCGCAGGCCTGGGCGTGGTGTCCGGCCTGATCGAGCCGGTGGCGGCCATCATGGGCGTGGCACTGATCGGCCTGTCGGCCAGCCTGCTGCCCTGGGGGCTCGCCGCGGCCGCAGGCGCCATGCTGTACGTCATCAGCCACGAGATCATTCCGGAATCCCACCGCAAAGGCCACGAGGCCTTCGCCACGGGAGGGCTGATGCTGGGCTTCGTGGTGATGATGCTGCTCGATACCGCCCTGGGATGA
- a CDS encoding cytochrome ubiquinol oxidase subunit I, with protein MDTFMLSRIQFAANISFHILFPTINIALCWFLVYFRLRHRAAVGTPAALGWEQAYYFWTKVFALTFALGVVSGVTMSFQFGTNWPGFMERAGNIAGPLLGYEVFTAFFLEATFLGIMLFGRQHVSDRVHLIATLLVAGGTTLSAFWILSLNSWMQTPAGFEIIDGKFHAVDWLAIVFNPSFPYRLGHKLLASTLTAGFLIAGVSAWQLVRGTATRGTPLALRAAIVAVAVAIPAQILMGDMHGLNTLQHQPAKIAAIEGIWHTEKGAPLTLFGLPNEKEGRTDYAVQIPKAASLILAHDSEAELKGLNEFAGAHPPVAPVFWSFRVMVGMGMLMLLVAWWSAFALWRRRKAASPVASLPRALLFTLVAMTFSGWVATLAGWYVTEIGRQPYLVYGLLRAADTVAQHPPSTVAMSLAAYLAVYATLLVSYIAVIKYMAEHAAMPTPAVSPPAPQAV; from the coding sequence ATGGACACGTTCATGCTTTCGCGAATCCAGTTCGCTGCCAACATCAGCTTTCACATCCTGTTCCCCACGATCAACATCGCGCTGTGCTGGTTCCTGGTGTACTTCCGGCTGCGCCACCGGGCGGCCGTCGGCACGCCGGCCGCGCTGGGCTGGGAGCAGGCCTACTACTTCTGGACCAAGGTCTTCGCGCTGACCTTCGCCCTCGGCGTGGTGTCGGGGGTGACCATGAGCTTTCAGTTCGGCACCAACTGGCCCGGCTTCATGGAGCGCGCCGGCAACATCGCGGGCCCGCTGCTGGGCTACGAGGTGTTCACCGCGTTCTTCCTGGAGGCGACGTTTCTCGGCATCATGCTGTTCGGCCGCCAGCACGTGAGCGACCGCGTGCACCTGATCGCCACGCTGCTCGTGGCCGGCGGCACCACCTTGTCGGCCTTCTGGATTCTGAGCCTCAACTCCTGGATGCAGACGCCCGCCGGGTTCGAGATCATCGATGGAAAGTTCCATGCGGTGGACTGGCTGGCCATCGTCTTCAATCCCTCTTTTCCCTACCGGCTGGGACACAAGCTGCTCGCCTCTACGCTAACCGCTGGCTTTCTGATAGCCGGCGTCAGCGCCTGGCAGTTGGTGCGCGGCACGGCCACCCGTGGCACCCCGCTGGCCCTGCGCGCCGCCATCGTCGCCGTGGCTGTGGCCATTCCGGCGCAGATCCTGATGGGCGACATGCACGGCCTCAACACCCTGCAACACCAGCCGGCCAAGATCGCAGCGATCGAAGGCATCTGGCACACCGAGAAAGGCGCGCCGCTCACGCTGTTCGGCTTGCCCAACGAAAAGGAGGGCCGCACCGACTACGCCGTGCAGATTCCCAAAGCCGCCAGCCTGATATTGGCGCACGACAGCGAGGCCGAACTCAAGGGTCTCAATGAATTCGCAGGCGCGCATCCGCCCGTGGCACCCGTGTTCTGGAGCTTCCGCGTGATGGTGGGCATGGGCATGCTCATGCTGCTGGTGGCTTGGTGGAGTGCGTTCGCGCTGTGGCGCCGGCGCAAGGCAGCCTCTCCCGTTGCGTCGCTTCCGCGCGCACTGCTGTTCACCCTCGTGGCGATGACGTTTTCTGGCTGGGTCGCCACGCTGGCCGGCTGGTACGTGACCGAGATCGGACGGCAGCCCTATCTCGTGTACGGCCTGCTGCGCGCCGCAGACACCGTGGCGCAGCACCCGCCGTCCACCGTGGCGATGTCGCTCGCCGCCTATCTGGCGGTGTACGCCACGCTGCTCGTGAGCTACATCGCCGTCATCAAATACATGGCCGAACACGCGGCCATGCCGACGCCCGCGGTCAGTCCGCCAGCGCCGCAAGCCGTTTGA
- a CDS encoding GbsR/MarR family transcriptional regulator yields MTQIKPLPSLNRQFVAHFGEMGSRWGINRTVGQIYALLYLSPRPVNADEIAETLEFSRSNVSMGLKELQAWRLVQLRHQPGDRREYFEAPQDVWQIFRTLAEERRRREIEPTLSMLRMALLEEPTSEDERHAQQRMQEMHDLIDRLMTWFDDVQRLAPETAMQLMGMGTAVTRVLEFKDRLTGKGGTGKQGGKDQ; encoded by the coding sequence ATGACACAGATCAAGCCGCTTCCCTCCTTGAACCGACAATTCGTGGCCCACTTCGGCGAAATGGGCAGCCGCTGGGGCATCAACCGCACCGTCGGACAGATCTATGCCCTGCTCTACCTCTCGCCACGGCCGGTCAACGCCGATGAGATCGCCGAAACGCTGGAGTTCTCCCGCTCCAACGTGAGCATGGGATTGAAAGAACTGCAGGCCTGGCGCCTCGTTCAACTGCGCCATCAGCCCGGCGACCGGCGCGAGTATTTCGAGGCACCACAAGACGTGTGGCAAATCTTTCGCACCCTGGCCGAAGAGCGCAGGCGCCGCGAGATCGAACCCACACTGTCCATGTTGCGCATGGCCTTGCTGGAAGAGCCCACCTCCGAGGACGAACGCCATGCGCAGCAGCGCATGCAGGAAATGCACGACCTCATCGACCGCCTGATGACCTGGTTCGACGACGTGCAGCGCCTCGCCCCCGAAACCGCGATGCAGCTCATGGGCATGGGCACTGCCGTCACACGCGTGCTGGAGTTCAAGGACCGGTTGACCGGCAAGGGCGGCACCGGCAAGCAGGGCGGAAAGGACCAGTGA